The Solibacillus daqui genome has a segment encoding these proteins:
- a CDS encoding Fur family transcriptional regulator — MNTTRAWEILKDNGYKKTDKRELILGMFAATDKYLTARDLLQVLKKDFPGMSFDTIYRNLATFVELDILEETELNGERNFRMHCESDHHHHHFICRDCGNVKELSLCPMEMLGEKLPGYAIEAHKFEIYGKCPSCL, encoded by the coding sequence GTGAATACAACACGCGCGTGGGAAATATTAAAAGACAATGGCTATAAAAAAACAGATAAACGAGAGTTAATTTTGGGTATGTTTGCGGCTACGGATAAATATTTGACTGCCCGTGATTTACTGCAAGTGCTGAAAAAAGACTTCCCAGGCATGAGCTTTGATACGATTTATCGTAACTTAGCAACGTTTGTTGAATTAGATATTTTAGAAGAAACCGAGCTAAATGGTGAACGTAATTTCCGCATGCATTGTGAATCGGATCATCACCATCATCATTTTATTTGTCGCGATTGTGGGAATGTGAAGGAATTATCACTGTGTCCGATGGAGATGCTTGGAGAAAAGCTGCCAGGTTATGCAATAGAAGCTCATAAATTCGAAATATATGGAAAATGCCCGAGCTGCTTATAA